GTCCTGGTCCACATTTGATGTAGTTTCGCCACCTATCTCTGCAATCTTCAGGCATCCTCCCCAATATTTCGCCAATTGTTTTCCATTGTCCCTCATGTGTCACAGCTAgattttttaatttctcaTCATCCTCTAGATTCCATTTTGCTCTCACGTCGAAAACGTGATAGCGTCTCCTGATATGCTTATAAATGCTGGATTGTGTTCTATAAGGAATTGCTTTGCACacttttttccaaaatttgtCCTTCGTTCGGTCATTTGTCCATATTCTGTTACACAAATCATTTCTATCCCATTTCTTAAAATGGCAAAAACCTGCTAAATAATAGTCAACGAttgcatcttcttcatcagtgAATGGCCGTGGTTTCCCTCGCTTATTCTCAGgtacattttccaaaaaccATGTATTTGCCCTCTGTGAtgtttccaaaatcaaGTCATCAGTATCTCGAATATTGTCATAGTTGAATTTGGGAAGTTCGGGCGGTCCAACTTGACTTGGCTTTTTGTGTACATATTTCTGGTATATCGAAGAATGATCGAACAGTGCATCAACTCCATTGGATGTATACAATTGCGTAGTGGATTGGCCATTATCGGTTAAGGTTTCAGATTCTGGGAATGTCGGAATCATATCTTCCTCCATTATTGCATTAGCAGCAGCTAGTAATCTCTCCTGCTGCTCCTGATTTAGTTCTCCTGATTTCTTGTTATAGGAATTAGTGTCATCGTACGGTAAACCTTGACTCCgaccatcttcatcattagCTAGTTTTTCAGGTTCAGATTTTTCCATATTGAGCTTCGCGTTGTCTTGTTCAGGTACTTCATCGGTTGTATCCTTGCTATTGAGCTTCTTGGAgtcattttgttgttgcttttcaGTTCCATGCTCTGTAATGCTCTCCTTTCCTGTAATGCTATGCAcctttcttctctttctaATCGAGGTCCCATTTTTCGAGGGTGGGACATCCAATGCCAAGTTAGGATTGGATGAGCCTGATCGATGAGCATTTCCGTTTATATCATTCGATTTTTTTCTGCGTTTCTTACTCTCCTGTGGTTTGGAAGAGTGGACTGTAGAGGTTGTTCCTGAGGTCGTCATGGGCAGTCTAGGTGTGATTAGCTTTAGTATTTTTGTAATCACGACTCAATTTTTACCCGGCTGGTTTTCTACgttatttttattttattttattttattttcgTTTAACCGAAAAATCAAAGACTAAATACGAGGACAATTCAACCTGACTCAACCACAGGATAGAACCAGGTGCATAGGATGTTGAAATGGCCAGCTATATCACACACTATCTACCAAGCTTCAGGAGCTCGTTGAACTCAAACGAAACATCTGAACATGTTGAAGCATTGGATTCTGTTGGGCCAGGGCAGATCAAATACATTGCTGTCATCGATGTTAGCAGTGATGTGCGGGGCACGAAGGAAGAGCTGGACTCAGAGTTGaataagaaattgattactTTTGTACATAGTGACACACTTGCTGAGATAAGCTCCAATGTCAAGATACGATTAGCGGGATTGATGCAAGGAGTATATGCATTTTCACTGGAATTCATTACCCCCTCCAAAGCAGGtaaaaaagcaaaaaagCCAATGGTCATAAGGTCGGAAGGTGAAAGCTTTGTAGTGGTTCAAATCGAGGAAACATATAATCTTATATGTTCTATTGCATCCAGTGATAAAACTGTCACCAAACAATTACAATATATATTGAACAAACAGCAtgtttttttcaaattatttcACAAGACGTTGACAACTATAAACAAGGAACCGGGGGTTGATGTATTGCGAGATCTATCGACCCAGTGGTGGAGTAAATTTCTATTTGAATACAATCTGAAGTTGACAACTCGCGAGATCAAGTGGCCCAATACTTTAAACTACATGGGGTTTAATACCTTTATTATGGAGGGATACAAAAAATCATCTATTTCGATCCCAAAGAGAGTCAAAGACGAGTTTAGAAATTTAATCTTGGACGAGGAATTGATTCCACATGGCCTCATTATCAATAGTTTTGCTCCTGCTGCTAAGAAATTAGGTCTCATTGATGTACAATCAATGACAAATAAGTTGGAAATTCAATCGTTGATAAATGTCTACAACTTGATGGAGTTTGAGTACATCATGCAAGCTACAAACCGTAgaaatgttgatgatggcGATGAGAGTGGTAAAGTACAAGAAGAGGTGATGGGATTTATGAACCCTATGAATTTAACCAACAATCTAGTCGTTCAACCGTGGAACAAGATGTCTGACATGATCCGTGGCGGGAGTACCACAGATACAATCGATGGTAACGAGAACATGCCACGACTCAACTCAAAAGCATCTAGACCATGGCTTTCGATGCCAAACGTTTTTGGAAACTCGAGTGAGAGCGGGAGTTCAATCGCACCTTTACCAGACCTCGAGGATGGACGAGAATCGGTAAACCTGCATGAGGAGACATTTAGTCGTTTCTTATATGGCATTCAACTTGACCACTCTATATCGAGAAAACTTGTCTACCTCCCGACGAAAGAAGCTGAGTCAGACGCATCTGAAAAACGGGTAGTTGAATCAGAGTACCAATTAGTAACTTATTTCCACGAAGACATCTACATCACTTTGATATACGACTCACTGGAAGCAAGTCACCTTGACGATTCCGGATTCTACCAGCATTTGTCGTCCACTATATTTGAGCCACtacaagaagaaattgttcaatatcaatcatCAACCTTGGGAACGAGCACTAATTCCATGACAACGCTAAACTTGGCCAACATAGATAACAGTTTTCTATACACGGTGTTTGACTTTAAACATATGAATTACACATCATCAATTCCTTTGATTCTTGATCACAACAGTGAAAAATACCCCACTATTGTCAATATCCATGACCAGTTGATTAAAATTTCtgaaaactttgattttACTGCCCATGAATTTTATCATAAATTTGCCTTGGGTAACAAGCATGATTGGATGAGTTACATAATCAAATATGGCgcaaaattgattgtcATTATTAAGAATAATAGTAAAAATAGTGGCAATACAATTAGTGATGTTGGAAATATACCTCCTGAAGAGAGAACCATGGTGAACCAAATAACTGGCCTTGTTTCTGATTATGCAAGTTTGGGATTTTTGGATAATTTGGGTGATGATGTAAAGTATTGGTTGGGACAAGTTATAGACACCGAATAGCGGCAAGAGGGTTAATATTTCAGCCTGCTCTCAGGTTAGTGATTAAGGTATAGCAGAGAATAAAAATGTGTATAGCGGTGTAGAGTAATTATGAAGGTGATTGATGTTGGGTTGCTCATGGTAGCGAAAGTCTGACTGAGTAACTTCTTGAGATTTGAAAACCACCttaaattgaaaaccaCACTATTTCCCACTCCAAATGATTACCATAACTGCACAAGAGATCATCGAACAATGTCCCAGTACGGTACTAGATAGGATTGAAAAGCTCAAACGAGGGCCAATGTCGCCCGATCATGATAATCTACAGTCACAATCgtcatcaccaaatttaAGTCAACTAATACACTCAACTCTAACTACATCCATACCCATCGCTTCCACTCAAGATCATCAACCACCGCCCATAAGCACCAGCGTCAATATCAACGACGTGATACTCGACGTAGAAAACCTACCGCAATTCCCACCCCAACAAACTACCACCAGCTACGATTTCGATAATGAGATGGATTTAACCACCACCACTGAGAACACTAACCATCCAGAAGTGACTGAGTATTTGAAATCCAAGAAagatcatcaattgaagtttttAAAGGAGGTAAAGATGAAAggattgttgttgaagggGGGAAATAGACAAGGAGGGGTCGATCAAACCCAAACCAACAAGTTTATGAATTATTGATTAACACTTTAGCGAATATGAAATACACCTAAATTCTTATAAATAACATTGAATTAAATAATAAACCATATACACTTTTTATTCTAGCGGTAACTTTACTTCATCTTGACAAAGACACCTTCATCCAAGTTCATAGTCAAATGAACACACTTTTTTGGTGGATAAGTATCATCTTGTGACTCCAAGGTTGGAAACATTTGTGCCAATCGAGCAACAACATAACTAGCTTCAGTCAAGGCGAATTGTTGACCTAAACATATACGTGGACCACCATTGAATGGTAAATAAGCCCAACCCAATCTCTTCATGTTTTCCCATCTTTCTGGTTTAAATTCTTTGGAATCCTTTCCGTAGTATTCTTCTAATCTGTGAGTCTTGTAAACGGTGTATGCAACAGTTGAACCTTTTGGAACAAAGATTGGTTTGCTACCATCGGAACCACCACCACGTGGTAAGGTTGTGTCTCTAGTGGCAGTTCTGAAATTGACTGGAACTGATGGGTATAATCTAAGGGTTTCATTAAGTACAGCTTTCAAGTATTCACATTTCTttaaagtttcaaaagtaaTTGATTCAACTCTAGCATCCTCACCTTCACCgaagttttcaacaatttcttgtcTCAATTTTTGCCAAACTTCAGGGTTTCTTGCCAATTCATACATGGTGAAGGATAACAAACCAGCAGTGGTATCTCTACCAGCAACCATAATATTTAATAATTGATCTTGCAAAACTTGTGGGTTCCTAGTTTGTTTGACCAATTCATAAAGGAAAATATAGCCATCCTTGGATTTTTCCTCCAATTCTTCAGGTGTGAAATTAAGGGCCTTCTTGACAAAGTATTGAGCCAAATGTTGAACTTTCTTGTTACAGTCTCTGAATTCCTTTGGATTaatgaagaaataaaaCATTTGCATATAGGTTCTAGTGGCAAGGTATTTTTGAGACTTGTTGAATGCATCAGCAAAATGTTCTCTTCCTGGGATATCATTTGGTGGAGCAATACCTAATTTCTCATCATATAATGAATGAACAGATTCTCCAAACAAAAATTCGGTAGCAGTATCAACAGTgaacttgaaaaataatTCTTGTAAATCAAAAGTCTTGAAGTTGCTAGCTCTAATATGTTTAGcaaaaatttgtaaatgtGGTTCCAACGATTTAACATGAGCAATTTGTTCTCTGGCAAATTGTGGACGCAACATTGCTCTTGAATCTTTCCATCCATTACCATCCAAAGTGAAGATACCATCACCTAAAAGTGGAGCAAAATGAGCATGTCTAGTGCCCAATGAGAAATCATTAAATTGAGTTGCCAACACGGCCTTGATATTTTCAGGATCAACTGTCAAgacaattttcaataaaccAGTAACATTTAGATACATGGAATGATTTGGATAGTCATCGAACTGTTCATCCGCCCAATCAACCAATCTACCTTCGTTCTTCTTTTGGACTGCTTCTATCAAAGCAAAAACTCCGGTGAAGCCAGCTTTACGGAATTTTGGTGGATCTTGACAACCCAATCTCCAACCAGAATAAGCATTTTTAAGATTGTATAATGGGATGTACGTCAATACAATTATGAATACAATAGTATACCATTTGGTCAAATATGGAAGTAGTTTTTCACCAAAGTCTGCTACTTGATCTATTATGGAAGAAGCCATTGCGTTGTGTACGTATGTAGTGGGTAGTAAATTATAGTGTGTTTGTGGGTTTTATGGGTAATCTATGTATAAATGAAATGCAGTTGATAAATGTCTGTTAGTAATGACGAGAAAAAGTTGTAGTTTTCTGGGAAGGTCATTggttatatatatatatatttgcTTTTGGAGTAGACTGTGATAATTTTCCATAActtattgttttgtattgtaGTTGTTATTGTGTAGCAATTTAATTGTTGCTACCATCGGAGATTACCTTTATGGAGGAGAATGCGTGTACCTATACCCAAAATAATATATTACTTAATATAGGAAGTATTGCACATAATACACAAAATACTTGAATGAAGGTGGGGTAGAATTCTCTAACACATATTTAATTTAACTTAACTTGGCTTAACGAGGTATTTGATTGAACAAAGAGTTGAGGTGTATGTGTGTCCACTACTCGCTTTAGTGGTGTTATTGTCATAATACAACAATCTGTATGTGCGTGTGCGGTGTGGGTGTGTGTACGTAAGATGAATAGAAGAGAAATTacccaacaaaaataaataagGACATTAATTCTATAGATCAACAAAAGGAATGATCCATTATGGTAAGTTAAAACTACTCCTAATCGTATGAGGTCTATATAAAGACATGGGGGAGTGGAGTTGAACAGCAAGGGAATGACGTAAAGACGATTAAATGGTTGTGAAACGTTTTTATACCCCACaaataaaagaaagaaaaaaaaatttttgatgacatatataattttgtttttgtattctgtcatcaacatcatcagcaacaCCCAGCTATAGATTAAAAGTCTCTACATATTACTAAACACGAGTTTTCTATTTTAGACCTGTTATGAATATTTATCAAACGTATATACTTCTTATAGCGTTATATAACGTATAAATTTACAATAAGCAGATTTTTGGACTGTTGTCTACTGTCAACCGTTAATCTTTCCATCTATAGTATATATTTTTCACACTCTCTTACTTTGTTAATACTTGTGACAATCAAATATCTTTTGCATGTACAGATATATCACATGCCAACTGATTCCTATTAGCTTGAGATAAGTAAATAATAACGGATTTTATGCATAAAGGGCTATTTATTATGACAGATCTACTATTATTATTCCTTTTAATTCCGGTTCTTGCATTAAATTATTGTACAAAATGAAGCTCCGACTCCATACTTTAATACCCAATGTTAACGGAATTAATCAAATTACACGTAAACACAAAACCCCTTGAAAAAGTTTCTACTAGACGGAGTTTTGCCCATCAGAAGCACCCCTTATGAACAAAATGTAAATACCAGTTTCGTTTATTTTAGTATAAGTATTAACACCTACACTTTACATGAAATTTAACACAATGTGCAGAGCATTGCGTAAGACAGTTCCAGTTTCAGTggtttttattttaattaCACAACTCCTTTTGACCAGCCACTTTTTTATCGACATGTGAATAATTGAATACATGTTTAACTAATATCATCCATTAAAAAGTATAGTTTTCTGATTGGATTATTCTCCCTTCAGAAACTGCTATCGCTTTATTGAATCATCGAAATATGATGTTAACAACTCTTGTTTTATTCTACACAGGTTGAGTTTTCAAGATATTTTATATtatttggttgcaaaatcactcaaaaaataaaacaaatacaaatagttttttttaaaaaaaaaaacttgtTTTGCCTTCAAGTTAAACGAATTTTTATTGGACGAGATGAGAGTCGAACTCATGACCTTCTGCTTGCAAGGCAGACGCGCTACCAACTACGCCACACGCCCCAATTCATACGACTTTTATTCTTTGGGTTTAACGCATAAACAAATTTTACATCACATCTTGccaaaaatttttaatttatttttaaacaCTAATGAAGTGTCCAAAGGAttgaggaaaagaagaatatACATACTCCAATACACCCCTACATGCAATAAATCACATTAGCCAATCATCGTTTCGATTACAATTCACTATGTCCTTTGTGTTAGATTGTGGAAAGCAAGTAGGTTACTAACCTCTCAGACATGATTTCTGCAGAAGATTTGCAACCATTAATTATATTGCCTTATCCATTTATGCTCATGATAAGAGACCATTACTCACATCGGCACGTCTGATCACTCTCTTAATGTGTAGCCAAGGAGACTTCCATCATCATACAAAATGTAAAGCAAGTATATTGAGCCATCTTTCTCACCCACAGATTCACAATCACCATTATTTGCTCCCACTTGGCTCTTTTTTTCTCGTACACTCAAACCAACAATACTTCGATAATTACCATTATCAGTAGGTGCCATCTTGAATGCATTGGGAAACACATGCTCTTGTCTCATTCCATAAACTCCTCTAGAAGTACATAATCGCATAATTGTGACTGTACCTTGTTGAGATACACCAATGAAGCATGATAGTTCTGGTATGACtactgaaattgaaagcCTGTTTGAATGACAGCTATCCGCCTTCCGATACAAGTCCAAGTTAAACAAAGGGTTAGTTGCACAGGGACAGTACAAAGTGGGGTACTTAAACaatgcaattttttttgaGGTAGTGACAATCATGAAATCATCAGTAACATTTTTGACCTTTTCACGAAGTACAATATCCTTATGGATTCGCTtgtattcatcattgacatTTGTCATTTTAGCACTAGATGGTATTCGAATAACAGGATCATCAGCTCCTTCAAAATCTATTGAATTAGACTTGTAAAATTGGTATTTGGCAGCTACGCCTAAACTTGtttgattatcaaaatcGCCGTCATTCTCGTTTTCATCTAGTACCTGCTTTTGCGACTTACGATCCTGTTTCCACTTCAAAACGTCACTTTCTGCTATAATTCTCGCATgctctttttcttcatcaatttcgGAATCACCAAAGACCGATTGCAATGAACCCACAGGTAAAAACCAATTAGAATGAAAGGGTTGGATTGTCCAGCAATCCTCATTGAGAACACATCGAGATAATATTGTAGGTGTATagaattcaattcttttgaaaacgTTTTTGCCATTACTAATCAAGTCGACGTCATTGTATAGATCTTGATGCCAACGACGATACCCATCGTCATCTCCATTGCCATACTCCAAGGACTCAATCATTGGATCTGTATAGTAGATTGTCCTATGCTGgaaaaattccaaatcGGACTTGTTCAAAGGTCCGGCAACAAGTCTTAgtttaaattcaaaaataacTAGCTCCCCTGAAATAGAAGCACATGCAACATGGACAGTTTTTCTGGTATGCTTTATTATGGACACGCTTGGTATATTGTGTAGTATTTGATGCGTTTTTACGTGATAAAATCTTCCGTCGTGTTCGTGGTAGAATAGCAAAACAACACATTGGGAGTTATCCGATGCAATAATGATATTCTCCTTTATATCAAGACCCCATAAGGATGCACTCAATCTAACTTTAAAATCGGGAgatattgtcaaatttcTAAAACTCTCCTGCTCGATTGGCgattcaaattggttcatttgttcaacaaatctttcaacaaaccATATTAGCAAACGGCCATCATCGATGCAAGCACAAACAACCGTTTTGCCGAGGAACTGGCAATTTCTGATATAATTGATACCATGAGGGAAATAGGGCCACGTAGAAACAACTCGGTCCgtagttgaagaaaatgaaggTTTAGtatcaaaaattaaacGTGGTGTTCTATTAGGTAGATTTGTCATTGGATCAAAATCATAAATATGGAGCCGAGATTCAACAGCTATAACTAGGTAATCACCATCATGAGAAAAAGTGCAGGTTAAGTTATTCTTGTATTTCATACTATCTTTCACTGAATTCAAAGCGATTGACCCTTGTGCAGTCAAGTTTAGTCCATTATAAAACTTTTCTGCAGGAGCTTGTTGCAATAAAAACTGCTTTTGATTACGTTCAATATTGACTTGGAAGGTATCCTTCTCTATTTCCTTCACTGGTGGTGAGTAAATGAAGTTGGTTTTATCTTGCAAACGAGGATATCTATATCTGACACTTGATGACTTCTTCTCAGTAAACTTAAATTTGCTATCCAATTCTCCAAGCTGTGACATTGCTGACCCGCTGATAATAGAAGATGCTGTAACGGGGGTACTTTCAACAACTGTATTGAAATTCCCCCCTCCCAGGTTGTAAAGTGAGTCAGTGTCTTCCAGATCACCTTCAAATGAAGCATCTCTTATATCATCACTGGATTCTTCGACTAGCTCATTTGCCAATCTAAATTGCCTAGGGAAATCATCTCTTCCCGCTAATACCACAGAGTGTACGCCAAAAATAACCGATTCTCGCAAGCGAGGTGGAGCCGCTTGTACGTAGTCAGTTCCGTTCAAAAGACGGATTCCCACTCTATCCTCAAACCATGCTTCATCTCTTTCGTAATGCGATTCGCCAACtaagtcatcatcatcatcatcatcatcatcaacttgaaCTTCGTTATCATTagaaatattttcaatcaaatcaccTTCGCCAAGGCTTGAGCCATCATCTGACAGATCAAACGTATCTTGCCTTTGAGATCTCGTATTGTGATGAGCATACCGAAACGGTGTATTCCTGTTAATCAATGTCCGTTGTACGCCCCGTAGTGCAAGAAATTCCTCGAATCCCTCCATTTTTGGATAGTTCGAAACCTCCAAATGACAGCTCTATATTGTAATGATCAGTATTAGTATGGATATTACGTGCGATTAATATGTTACGTGGTGTTGTAGAACCTTGCTGTCAATTAAATAGATGTATCCCGATCCGATCATTCACTTGTCGCGGTTTGATGTATTTTGTGAGAAAATACGGACGCTACCAACGCTTATGCATCCACAGTTTTTTTATGCAATGAGGGTTAAAAccaccattgttgaaaaattataaaaTCCAACCATTTAGACCATACAACATTATTAATCAAGAATCACTCAAAACCTTCTATTGACTCATCCACAACCTAGAAAACATTAATTACAAGTTCTCCTTCTTTCCACGATGGTTCACCACGCCGACTACaccaacttttcaaacccaataacaacaacaaccaaaaccAAGCGAGaaactcttcaacaactacTTGATGCTTACACCGCCCTTGAAACTCCATACTTGATCTCTAATTTGTCCAATTGTGCATCTCTTTTATGGCACGCCTATCATTCATTAGGTGTTAGTGTCAATTGGACTGGGTTCTACACCAGTCAAAAGTACCAAATCAAACTGGGCCACAAACACCAAGAAGACAAGACCAACAATGTAACAAACTCTTCCTCGCTAGAGTTACTACTTCTAGGCCCGTTCAATGGCAAAGTTGCTTGCCAATCAATACAATGGGGTAAAGGGGTATGTGGTACTGCGGCGTCAACCGCACAAACTCAGGTTGTACCTGATATTAACAAATTTCCCGGTCATATTGCTTGTGATGGGGAAACCAAATCGGAAATTGTTGTACccattatcaaaaatataGAATCCGTGGATGGTAATGTGGTGGTGGGTgttattgatttggattgTTTGGATTTTGATGGATTTGATGAGGTTGACAAGGAGTATTTAGAACAATTGGGCCGTTTGTTAAGCAAGAGCTTTTGAGAAAAGAGCCTACATAAACTAAAaatcattgttgtttgGCTAACCTTGAAAAATAATACATATATTTATAGACTAAGTAAAAAAATAGGGGGATAGGTTAGTTATTTATAGGTAAATATACACATGTAATCTTTTACACATTCAAACACATTCTCAAGGACTATAATAGATACAACTGCAAAAGGGGAGCAAAGCGACAACGGAGACAAATAGCAATGGCTAGTAACTGTAGCCACTACCATATCTACTCAGTTGCTTCAGCTCTTCTTTGTTCTTctctttccaaattatgatacaacaacagcttAGCCTTTTCAACAGCTTGTTGAGTACC
This region of Candida orthopsilosis Co 90-125, chromosome 6 draft sequence genomic DNA includes:
- a CDS encoding Crt10 protein (S. cerevisiae homolog CRT10 has role in regulation of transcription from RNA polymerase II promoter, global), which gives rise to MEGFEEFLALRGVQRTLINRNTPFRYAHHNTRSQRQDTFDSSDDGSSLGEGDLIENISNDNEVQVDDDDDDDDDLVGESHYERDEAWFEDRVGIRLLNGTDYVQAAPPRLRESVIFGVHSVVLAGRDDFPRQFRLANELVEESSDDIRDASFEGDSEDTDSLYNSGGGNFNTVVESTPVTASSIISGSAMSQLGELDSKFKFTEKKSSSVRYRYPRLQDKTNFIYSPPVKEIEKDTFQVNIERNQKQFLLQQAPAEKFYNGLNLTAQGSIALNSVKDSMKYKNNLTCTFSHDGDYLVIAVESRLHIYDFDPMTNLPNRTPRLIFDTKPSFSSTTDRVVSTWPYFPHGINYIRNCQFLGKTVVCACIDDGRLLIWFVERFVEQMNQFESPIEQESFRNLTISPDFKVRLSASLWGLDIKENIIIASDNSQCVVLLFYHEHDGRFYHVKTHQILHNIPSVSIIKHTRKTVHVACASISGELVIFEFKLRLVAGPLNKSDLEFFQHRTIYYTDPMIESLEYGNGDDDGYRRWHQDLYNDVDLISNGKNVFKRIEFYTPTILSRCVLNEDCWTIQPFHSNWFLPVGSLQSVFGDSEIDEEKEHARIIAESDVLKWKQDRKSQKQVLDENENDGDFDNQTSLGVAAKYQFYKSNSIDFEGADDPVIRIPSSAKMTNVNDEYKRIHKDIVLREKVKNVTDDFMIVTTSKKIALFKYPTLYCPCATNPLFNLDLYRKADSCHSNRLSISVVIPELSCFIGVSQQGTVTIMRLCTSRGVYGMRQEHVFPNAFKMAPTDNGNYRSIVGLSVREKKSQVGANNGDCESVGEKDGSIYLLYILYDDGSLLGYTLRE
- a CDS encoding Ykl069w protein (S. cerevisiae homolog YKL069W has methionine-R-sulfoxide reductase activity, has role in cellular response to oxidative stress and localizes to cytoplasm, nucleus), whose amino-acid sequence is MVHHADYTNFSNPITTTTKTKRETLQQLLDAYTALETPYLISNLSNCASLLWHAYHSLGVSVNWTGFYTSQKYQIKSGHKHQEDKTNNVTNSSSLELLLLGPFNGKVACQSIQWGKGVCGTAASTAQTQVVPDINKFPGHIACDGETKSEIVVPIIKNIESVDGNVVVGVIDLDCLDFDGFDEVDKEYLEQLGRLLSKSF